A segment of the Chitinophagaceae bacterium genome:
AATAACATTAAAAATTCCCAGAAATAAGATTTCCAGTTTTTCTTGTGATGTGGTGCAGCAGGGTCGTGGGCATGATGATGTACTTCCATATTTTCTGTTTCTTTGTTGGGAATTACTGAATCGGGTAAAGTTGATGAAATGATTTCCTCAGGGGGAATTTCGGGAGGGGTATTTACCGGTTGCTCAAATGATTCATCACCAGTATCTTGGTTATCTGCCATTGATCTGTTTGTTAGTTGGTTAAAATGTGGATGCAGTTAAAACAGGGCAGGATTCTTTAAATATACAACTCTATCTGAAAAAAGAAAACTCTTCTGTGAATAGATGCAGGTATGGTTCAAATTGAAACGATTGTTCAAAACTCGTTTTACTATTTTTACAATTCGCTGGCTAACTTTACATCATTATTGAAAAGAAATTCTTCCTGGCAGTTCTAAATAAAAAGTATGGATGTTGAAACACTCAGCCGGATTCAGTTTGCTTTTACTATCAGCTTTCATTATATCTATCCGCCGTTAAGTATTGGTCTTGGAGTGATGCTGGTTTTTATGGAAGGCATGTATGTAAAAACAGGGTTGAAGATTTATGAAACCATGACCCGCTTTTGGATCAAAATCTTTGCACTCATCTTTGGTATTGGTGTTGCCACCGGTATTGTTATGGAATTTGAATTTGGCACGAACTGGGCAACTTACTCAAGATATGTGGGTGATATCTTCGGCAGTGCATTGGCAGCCGAAGGCATTTTTGCATTTGCTTTAGAAAGTGGGTTTCTTGGATTGCTGTTATTTGGATGGAACAGGGTTTCAACCAAAGTTCATTTCTTTTCTACTATAATGGTGGCACTGGGTTCGATGTTTTCTGCCATCTGGATTGTAGTTGCCAACTCCTGGCAGCAAACACCTGCCGGTTTTCATATTGTGGGCGAAGGAATAAAAGCAAGAGCAGAGGTAACTGATTTTTGGGCTATGGTATTTAATCCATCTTCTGTTGACAGGTTATCGCATGTATTAGTTGCAGCATTTTTAGCAGGTTCTTTTTTAGTGCTCAGTGTGCATGCGTATTATTTATACAGGAACAGGCATGTAGAAATTTCAAAGAAAGCATTTAAGATGGCGCTCATTGTTGCAACAGTTTCAGGTTTACTGCAGTTGGTAACCGGACATCATTCTGCCAATGGAGTTGCTGTTAATCAGCCCGCAAAGCTGGCAGCGTTTGAAGGACATTATGATAGCCTGAAGGCTGGAGATATGTACCTGTTTGGAAAAGTGAACCAGGAAAAACAAACAGTAAGCGGATTAAAAATTCCCGGCGGACTTTCTTTCTTACTGCATAATGATTTTACAACTCCTGTAAAAGGATTAAATGCCTTTCCTGTTAATGACCGGCCTAAACACGTCAATGCTATTTTCCAGGTATATCATATTATGGTTGCCATTGGAATGATCATTATCGGCTTAACATTGTTTGCTGTGTTTCTCTGGTGGCGTGGTAAACTGTTCAGCTATAAATGGCTGTTGCTTGTTTTCTCTTTTTCAGTTTTATTGCCACAGCTGGGAAACCAGGTTGGTTGGTTCTCTGCCGAAATGGGCAGGCAACCATGGGTGGTGTACGGTTTATTAAGAACAAGTGATGCTTTATCAAAATCAGTAAAAGCAGAACAGGTATTATTTTCATTGATTTTATTTGCGTTCATTTATTCTGTGCTCTTTGTATTATTTATTTACCTGTTGAATAAAAAAATACAGCATGGGTTTGATGAAATAGCTGATGAAGATATACCTGACTATTCCAAACGTAATAACCCCATACTGAAATAATATGCAAACATTTTTAAGTATCGATTATCCAATCTGGTGGTTTTTAGTAGTGGGAGCTGTGTTTACCGGCTATGCTATTTTAGATGGCTTTGATTTAGGCGCAGGTGCATTGCATTTGTTTTTCAGGAAAGAAGAAAGCAGGCGTATTGCCTTAAATGCAATTGGTCCTGTTTGGGATGGCAATGAAGTGTGGCTGGTGATTGGAGGTGGTGCTTTGTTCGCAGGATTTCCTGAAGTGTATGCAACGATCTTCTCTGCCTTCTATATTCCATTCATGTTATTTTTAACGGTACTGATACTGAGAGCGATTGCCATTGAATTCAGGAGTAAGGAGAAAATGTTATGGTGGAGAAAGACATGGGATATCACTTACTCTGCAGCAAGTATATTGATTTCATTGCTGCTGGGTATTGTGCTGGGAAATGTAATGCAGGGTATTCCTATTAATAAAGACTTTGAGTATGAAGGAGGTTTTTTTAATTTATTAAATCCGTATGCATTGATTACAGGTGTTACAGTACTGGCTTTGTTTATGATGCATGGAGCCACTTATCTCATTATGAAAACAGAGAAAAGGCTGCACACCAAACTGATCATACTGGCAAAGAACACCAGCCGCTTCTTTGTAATTTCTTATGTAACATTAACGATGGCAACCTTAATTTACCTGCCGCAAACAGCAGATAAGTTCAGGGCCAATCCTTATTTATTTATTGTACCGGTTCTTACCATCTTAACCATTATTAATACAAGAAGGCTTTTAGAAAAAGGTGTTTACTTTAAAGCCTTTCTGTCATCTGCATTAACATCAGCGTTGTTATTAATCACAGTTACCATCAACCTGTTTCCCAACATTGTACTTTCAACTATTGACCCTGCTTTCAATATCACCATTTATAACGGGTCATCCTCACAAAAATCATTAGGCATCATGTTAACCATTGCAGCTATAGGTGTGCCACTGGTAGCAGCATATACGACATTTGTATTCTGGACATTCAGAGGGAAGGTAAAAATGGATGACAGCAGTTATTAAACGCATCAATCAAAAAAAATGGACCGCACTAAACTTATCCGTATCGTAAAAGCCCAATGGCTGAATGTTCTGCTCATTGCATTTGTATTGCTGATGTTCTTCAATCCCGATGCAAAAGCATGGATGCTGCAGCGTTTGTTTTCTGTTGGGTTATTTAAAGCAGAAATCAAAAAGGATACTGCAAAGAATGAAAGCTCTAACAGTTCATTTCTTTTTACCAATGCCGAAGGAAGAACAATGTCAACTGCCGATTTAAAAGGGAAAGTTGTTCTTGTAAATTTCTGGGCATCCTGGTGTGCCCCATGCCGTGCTGAAATGCCTTCGCTGGAAGCACTGTATAAAAAACTGGGTAAGGATAACCGTTATGTATTTCTGTTTATCAATGAAGATGATGACCGGGCAAAAGCCATTACCTATCTTGAAAAAGACAAACTGACTATTCCTTTGTATACACATTCAGGAAATATACCTGATGCTATATACAGTGGTACGCTGCCCACTACAATTATACTTGATAAAGAAGGGAAAATTGTATTTAAACATGAAGGTGTGGCCAATTACAATACGGCCTCTTTTCTGAAACAATTACAGGCGCTTCTGTAAAGCAACCGGTGCTTTAAACCTATCCCTGTTGCTTCAGTCTGATGACGGGAAACAGCCAAAGCCGGGCAAAAAATACCTGTCAGAACAATTCCGAAGCGTATTTCAGCGTTTAGGCTTCGGTGCATACCCTAGGCAATAATGAATTGCCTGTTTAATCACAGACAAACCTCTTTTAAAGATCAGTACTATGAAAAGTAAAACAACAATCATGAAGACAACCGGTTTATTAGCCCTAGCAATAACCATCGTCTTTTTTTCCTGCAATAAAGTAAAAGAAGCTGTTGATACAAAGCCGGCAGATGCAATCGCTTTATCTATAGCAAGCGGTACTTCTGAAACCCTCTACTTCACCAACAATGGTGGTACAGGATTAAATTTCACCAGGCAGGTAAGCAACGGAAAACTTACTTACCCCGATGGAACAACCTGGTACACCTATACAGGCACACACACACTTGCACAAACAGGCGGAGCCGGCACTGTAACATTTGCTGATGATAATTTTTCTGTAACAGGAAATGGCATCACTACTTCTTCTGCTGGCAACAGTCTTACTGTAAACATTACAACACCGCTTGTAAAAGCAGGATCATGCCGCAACATTTCATCAGGTATTGAACAGTTCACTTATAATACTATTTCCGGTTCACTGAACTTTGGAGATGGTACCTGCGATAACCAGGCTCTGTTAACTGTTGGTGTGTTAAGTCAAACAATTACCTTACCGAGATAACTTACAGTCTATCTATACTGAAAAGACGAAGCAGTGAAAATTGCTTCGTCTTTTTTTTGTGCTTAGTAAAACAGCAGACTATTTGCAGCAGGTGGTAAACAATTGAGGCGGCCATTCTGCGGAATACCTCCGCCGGAAGGAGGTCATAGTTTTTATCTATGATAAAATAAATTAAATAGATAAGCCCGTTGGTAAATTCATCGTTAATTTAGCCCTCATTAAGCCAATAAAATAAAAACAATCACATATGGATCAGGACAAACATCTCGCTGAATCAGCAGGTACAACAAGTTCTAAAGTTAACGGTGAAGCCAAGTGCCCTTTTCATGGAGGAGCATTAAAACAAAGTGCCGGCAGTGGTACTGGAAACCGTGACTGGTGGCCCAACCAGTTGAAATTAAATATCCTCCGTCAAAATTCTACTCTCTCCAATCCAATGGGTGAGTCGTTCAACTATGCAGAAGAATTCAAGAGTCTTGACCTTGATGCCGTGAAAAAAGATATTGTTGATTTAATGACAACCTCACAGGACTGGTGGCCGGCAGATTACGGACATTATGGTCCTTTCTTTATTCGTATGGCCTGGCATAGTGCAGGTACCTACAGAATCTCTGATGGTCGTGGTGGTGGTGGTTCAGGTACACAACGCTTTGCACCATTGAACAGCTGGCCCGATAATGCAAATCTTGATAAGGCCCGTTTACTGTTGTGGCCCATTAAACAGAAATACGGAAAGAAATTATCCTGGGCCGATTTGATGATTCTCGCAGGTAACTGTGCTCTTGAATCAATGGGCTTTAAGACCTTTGGTTTTGGTGGCGGACGTGAAGATGTTTGGGAACCTGAAGAAGATGTTTATTGGGGTTCTGAAAAGGAATGGTTAGGCGATCAACGTTATACAGGTGATCGTGAATTAGAGAATCCATTGGGCGCAGTGCAGATGGGTTTGATCTATGTGAATCCGGAAGGACCTAATGGAAATCCTGATCCGCTTGCTTCAGCAAGAGATATCCGTGAAACTTTTGGACGTATGGCAATGAATGATGAAGAGACGGTGGCATTGATTGCCGGCGGACATACATTCGGTAAAACACATGGTGCTGCTGATCCTGGTAAATATGTAGGCAAAGAACCTGCAGCTGCAGGTATTGAAGAACAGAGCCTTGGCTGGAAGAATACATTCGGCACCGGTAATGCAGGTGATACCATTACCAGCGGATTGGAAGGTGCATGGACAACCACTCCAACAAAATGGAGCAATAACTTTTTCTGGAATCTTTTTGGTTATGAATGGGAACTCACCAAGAGCCCGGCTGGAGCACAACAATGGATACCCAAACATGGCATGGGTGCCGGTACAGTGCCTGATGCACATGATGCTTCCAAACGTCATACTCCTGTAATGCTGACTACTGATCTTGCTTTAAGAATAGATCCTGCCTATGAAAAAATTTCCAGGCGTTTCTTTGAACATCCGGATGAATTTGCTGATGCGTTTGCACGTGCATGGTTTAAACTCACTCACCGTGATATGGGACCACGTTCCCGTTATCTTGGTAAAGAAGTTCCTGCGGAAGAACTGATTTGGCAGGATCCTGTTCCGGCTGTTACATGAACTGATCAATGATAAAGATATCGCTGCACTGAAGAGCAAGATCCTTGCTTCAGGATTATCGGTTTCTCAATTAGTATCAACAGCATGGGCATCTGCATCCACTTTCCGTGGTTCTGATAAACGTGGTGGTGCCAATGGTGCACGCATCCGTCTTGCACCACAGAAAGATTGGGCAGTGAATAACCCTGCACAACTGAGCAAGGTATTAACTGCACTGGAAGCTATTCAAAAAGAATTCAACAGTGGTAGTAAACAGGTATCCATTGCAGACCTGATAGTATTGGCAGGATGTGCAGCTGTTGAACAGGCTGCAAAGAATGCAGGTGTTAATGTAACCGTACCTTTCACTGCAGGCCGTGCTGATGCATCACAGGAACAAACAGATGTAGAATCATTCGCCGTACTTGAACCTCTTGCAGATGGTTTCCGTAATTACTTGAGCAGGCGTGCAACTGCCATGTCGGAAGAGTTGCTGATAGATAAGGCACAGCTCTTAACATTAACAGCTCCTGAACTAACGGTGCTGGTTGGTGGCATGCGTGTACTCCATACCAACTTCGATGGATCACAACATGGTGTGTTTACTAAAACACCGGAAGCATTTACCAACGATTTCTTTGTGAACCTGCTCGATTTTGGTACTACCTGGAAAGCAGCCGATCCTGTACAACAGGGCTTTATTGGTACCGACCGTAAAACAGGTGCGGTGAAATGGACAGCCACCCGTGCTGATCTCATCTTTGGTTCCAACTCAGAACTTCGTGCAGTTGCCGAAGTATATGGATGTGCAGATGGAAAAGAAAAGTTTGTAAAAGACTTTGTAGCTGCATGGAACAAGGTGATGAATCTTGACCGGTTTTGATGAACTGATTAAAGTCAATTATTATTTGGTATACAAAAGCGGCCCGTTAACGGGCCGCTTTTTTTTGTTGATAGTATAGAATTTGCCAACGTGTTTGGTTGGTAAGGATACCAGTCAATAATAAGGGGTGGAATTACTCTATTGTTTTCTTTTGTTTAGATCAGACAACAATAAGATAGTTTTGAAATGAATGATCCATAGTCTTGTCTGACTCACAGATTACTTAAAATAGCAAGTTACATGCAAGAACTCCTCTGAATGTCCCAGTTTCATAGAGTTTAGATTTGCAGCAATTTTCTTTGAGCAGATTGCCTGCCAATGCGTAGGTCTATTTTCATCTGCTCAGTTTCTTTTGAAGAAAGAGTGCCAGTTTTTTTACCGTATAAGTATTTATATAATTTAAAATCATCATCCGATGGTAAATTGCCTGTTTCGTCTTTGAATTCTATCATGAAAAGGTGTAGAAAGTAAAATACTGTAAAATGCACCTTTGAATTCTGAAAAGATAATCTGCTTTGAAAGAATTGACATTGCAGTTCTTTTCCATCAACAATTTCACCCGTCATTTTCACCAGTGTTCCAAAAGGAACAGTGAGCTGTTCTTTTATTATTTGCTTTGGGCTGACTGTGTCTTGTCCGAAACTGGTCTTTGTTGTGAAGCATGTAATAATTGCCACAATAAAAAGAATCTGTTTCTGGAACTGTTTTGAATTCATGTTGTTTCATAGGATTAGAACTTGTTAAGCTTGTTAAAAATAGCAAGTAAGTTCGTTCATTGCTGTATCGGTTGGTAGGGATACCAACCGATAAAATATGGTATATAATACTTCATGTTACAGGCCGCTTTTCTGTTCACCAAGTGCTGTTAATACTTTATCAAGTCGGCTTAATTCCCGAATTCTTAGTCCTACCTGTGCAAGTCTTCTTGTATTACTGTCTCCACAAACTTCTGGAGCCCAACGTCCGAGCAAATGATATCTTCCTCCTTCAATTAGTTCAAAGGTCCATGTTTCCCCGTCCGTTCCTGGTCCACATGCTGTATCATGCAAAGGCATATTCCAAAAATTGATTTGTTCTATAGAATTAACAAGATTGGTATATAACGTATCCCGATACTGAAATTTCATTAGTACTACCGAAAATTCCGGTATAATATCCCCCTTAACCATTAGTTACTTTATTCATAAAACTTTTGTCACCTTTCTTTTCACAATTAGACAATGATGGGTTGCAAGCTGGGTTAACTGTTAACGCTAAACCAATGTTTTGAGGTGTCAATTATTGTTGTGTCAACATAAGGCTCTTCTAAAGCATAAATAAATGGATCATATTTGTTTCTTGACTTGAGATCAGGATATTGTTCATTCATAAAACTCGCAAAATTGATCGTTGATTCCAAAGAAGGTATTGAAAATCGTCAGGAGTGAAAACGAAAAACTATCAATGAAGAATTTTGTCTTTGATGGCATTCTTATGTCCATACATTGTGATTTGACCTTTTTATTTCGGAATTTCGTTCTTACAAGAAATAAACGCAATGACAATAATTACTAAGAACGTGATCTGTCTCATAAATGCGGTATGT
Coding sequences within it:
- a CDS encoding cytochrome ubiquinol oxidase subunit I produces the protein MDVETLSRIQFAFTISFHYIYPPLSIGLGVMLVFMEGMYVKTGLKIYETMTRFWIKIFALIFGIGVATGIVMEFEFGTNWATYSRYVGDIFGSALAAEGIFAFALESGFLGLLLFGWNRVSTKVHFFSTIMVALGSMFSAIWIVVANSWQQTPAGFHIVGEGIKARAEVTDFWAMVFNPSSVDRLSHVLVAAFLAGSFLVLSVHAYYLYRNRHVEISKKAFKMALIVATVSGLLQLVTGHHSANGVAVNQPAKLAAFEGHYDSLKAGDMYLFGKVNQEKQTVSGLKIPGGLSFLLHNDFTTPVKGLNAFPVNDRPKHVNAIFQVYHIMVAIGMIIIGLTLFAVFLWWRGKLFSYKWLLLVFSFSVLLPQLGNQVGWFSAEMGRQPWVVYGLLRTSDALSKSVKAEQVLFSLILFAFIYSVLFVLFIYLLNKKIQHGFDEIADEDIPDYSKRNNPILK
- the cydB gene encoding cytochrome d ubiquinol oxidase subunit II encodes the protein MQTFLSIDYPIWWFLVVGAVFTGYAILDGFDLGAGALHLFFRKEESRRIALNAIGPVWDGNEVWLVIGGGALFAGFPEVYATIFSAFYIPFMLFLTVLILRAIAIEFRSKEKMLWWRKTWDITYSAASILISLLLGIVLGNVMQGIPINKDFEYEGGFFNLLNPYALITGVTVLALFMMHGATYLIMKTEKRLHTKLIILAKNTSRFFVISYVTLTMATLIYLPQTADKFRANPYLFIVPVLTILTIINTRRLLEKGVYFKAFLSSALTSALLLITVTINLFPNIVLSTIDPAFNITIYNGSSSQKSLGIMLTIAAIGVPLVAAYTTFVFWTFRGKVKMDDSSY
- a CDS encoding TlpA family protein disulfide reductase — translated: MDRTKLIRIVKAQWLNVLLIAFVLLMFFNPDAKAWMLQRLFSVGLFKAEIKKDTAKNESSNSSFLFTNAEGRTMSTADLKGKVVLVNFWASWCAPCRAEMPSLEALYKKLGKDNRYVFLFINEDDDRAKAITYLEKDKLTIPLYTHSGNIPDAIYSGTLPTTIILDKEGKIVFKHEGVANYNTASFLKQLQALL